The Corynebacterium suranareeae genome window below encodes:
- a CDS encoding PspC domain-containing protein: MSTFQEPHHNQGFIPFAQPGYEAPTPHLATGTFQQMWQTRPARIPAKQGGHAKVAGVCEGIGVRYQIDPVLIRLFFVVTGVFGAGVAAYLIAWLCMPRYSVPVSPIEALWTPGHPKDRNHGWWLVIAFFMFSGVLTSGAGGIFGPAAAITYLCLLAMWWALHKKHPLPPRGLLTTEFTVTEDPTMKNEDLYPQPQPDLSTITPVEGYYAPFAQQTPEAPQWDPLAQNQYNTWDVQVPPQKPQKKRHVWPWVIGGAVGTGAVISVLGGLFIASIDPIHFEDDAAIGDVYLSPTNDELLSSYTSGVGEMNLDFSHLTQLDQEQNIQITSGIGEVIVTLPDDVPVSLTCTAGVGTARCDVGDLAAHNAELEGPMLNLTVNSGIGDVKVEFADQTS; this comes from the coding sequence ATGAGTACTTTTCAGGAGCCCCACCACAACCAGGGATTCATCCCTTTTGCCCAACCTGGTTATGAAGCTCCAACACCACACCTAGCAACTGGCACTTTTCAGCAAATGTGGCAGACCCGCCCCGCACGCATTCCTGCCAAGCAGGGTGGTCACGCTAAAGTAGCCGGTGTTTGTGAAGGCATTGGTGTGCGTTATCAAATTGACCCGGTGCTCATTCGTCTATTTTTCGTGGTCACTGGTGTTTTCGGTGCCGGTGTCGCAGCCTATCTCATCGCGTGGCTGTGCATGCCCCGCTACTCCGTTCCAGTCTCCCCAATCGAAGCCCTCTGGACCCCGGGCCACCCCAAAGACCGCAACCACGGCTGGTGGCTGGTCATCGCGTTCTTTATGTTCTCAGGTGTTTTAACCTCCGGCGCTGGAGGCATATTCGGCCCAGCAGCAGCCATTACTTACCTTTGCCTTTTAGCCATGTGGTGGGCGTTGCATAAGAAACACCCCCTTCCACCCCGCGGACTTTTAACCACCGAATTCACTGTCACTGAGGATCCCACCATGAAAAACGAAGATCTCTACCCACAACCCCAACCAGATCTCAGCACCATCACCCCAGTTGAGGGCTACTACGCACCCTTCGCGCAACAAACCCCCGAAGCACCTCAATGGGATCCGCTCGCCCAAAACCAATACAACACCTGGGATGTCCAAGTCCCTCCGCAAAAACCTCAGAAGAAGCGCCACGTTTGGCCGTGGGTTATCGGCGGTGCGGTTGGTACCGGAGCCGTCATAAGCGTCCTCGGCGGTCTGTTTATTGCAAGCATCGATCCTATCCACTTCGAAGACGACGCTGCAATCGGCGATGTCTACCTCTCCCCCACCAACGATGAACTCCTCAGCAGCTACACCTCAGGCGTGGGTGAAATGAACCTTGATTTCAGTCACCTCACCCAATTGGATCAGGAACAAAACATCCAAATCACCTCAGGTATCGGAGAAGTCATCGTGACCCTGCCCGATGATGTGCCAGTGAGCCTAACGTGTACCGCTGGTGTGGGCACCGCGCGCTGTGATGTCGGAGATCTCGCCGCCCACAATGCTGAATTGGAAGGTCCGATGCTGAATCTCACGGTGAACTCTGGAATTGGCGATGTGAAGGTGGAGTTCGCTGATCAGACTTCCTAA
- the esrS gene encoding two-component system sensor histidine kinase EsrS, which produces MPLYPTFTRSRDGRVVAGVASGLAKHLNVSVFWVRALLIFAALLSGAGLFAYALIWIFTRIEKKGSGEASTSKRWVSWCLVLLAIGGAAASVMLSTGFAVGTLVPIGVVGVGLLMVWLAYDRGVESGPNLLIIATGGVLMLAAIVLIVMNWSTQDGFVLALVAVVLTLVGVAALGVPLWVRMWDQLGEERAEKAAAAERADIASRLHDSVLQTLALIQKRADDPAEVARLARGQERELRQWLFDSQDKTPQTTGTVFTALERACGEVEDIYALRIVPVTVGTDEPLTEKTQAAVMAAREALVNVAKHAGVETADVYAEIMLGELSIFVRDRGKGFDPDNIPDGHHGLAESVHGRVERAGGKVRIKSDVGEGTEVAITMDV; this is translated from the coding sequence GTGCCTTTATATCCCACGTTTACCCGGTCCAGAGATGGTCGGGTTGTTGCGGGTGTCGCATCGGGGTTGGCTAAGCACCTTAATGTGTCGGTGTTTTGGGTTCGTGCGCTGCTGATTTTCGCGGCGTTGTTAAGTGGCGCGGGTCTTTTTGCGTATGCCTTGATTTGGATTTTTACGCGCATTGAGAAAAAGGGGAGTGGGGAGGCGTCGACAAGCAAGCGCTGGGTGTCGTGGTGCCTGGTGCTGCTCGCTATCGGTGGTGCTGCGGCGTCGGTGATGCTGAGCACCGGCTTCGCGGTGGGCACGCTGGTGCCCATCGGCGTGGTCGGTGTGGGCCTGTTGATGGTGTGGCTGGCGTATGACCGCGGGGTGGAATCCGGCCCGAATCTGCTGATCATTGCCACCGGCGGTGTGCTGATGCTGGCGGCAATCGTGCTGATTGTCATGAATTGGAGCACCCAAGACGGCTTCGTGCTGGCGCTGGTTGCCGTGGTGCTCACGCTGGTTGGTGTCGCAGCACTCGGCGTGCCGTTGTGGGTACGGATGTGGGATCAGCTGGGCGAGGAGCGCGCGGAAAAGGCCGCAGCTGCTGAGCGCGCGGACATTGCTTCCCGCCTGCATGATTCGGTGCTGCAGACCTTGGCGCTGATTCAAAAGCGTGCCGACGACCCCGCCGAAGTCGCCCGCCTAGCCCGCGGGCAGGAACGCGAGCTGCGTCAATGGCTGTTTGATTCCCAAGATAAAACACCCCAAACAACCGGCACTGTATTTACTGCGTTGGAACGCGCCTGCGGTGAAGTTGAAGATATTTACGCCCTGCGCATCGTGCCCGTGACGGTGGGAACTGATGAGCCGTTGACTGAGAAAACGCAGGCAGCGGTGATGGCAGCGCGGGAAGCGCTGGTGAATGTGGCCAAGCATGCAGGTGTAGAAACCGCCGATGTGTACGCCGAAATTATGCTCGGTGAGCTAAGCATCTTCGTCCGCGACCGTGGCAAAGGATTCGACCCCGACAACATCCCCGACGGACACCACGGCCTGGCTGAATCTGTGCACGGACGCGTGGAACGAGCGGGAGGAAAAGTACGCATTAAATCTGACGTCGGTGAAGGTACAGAAGTGGCAATCACCATGGATGTGTAG